In Myotis daubentonii chromosome 10, mMyoDau2.1, whole genome shotgun sequence, one genomic interval encodes:
- the CPA1 gene encoding carboxypeptidase A1: MQGLLIFSLLLGAVLGKEDFVGHQVLRISVADEAQVQKVTELEDLEHLQLDFWRGPAQPGSPVDVRVPFPSLQAVKVFLEAHGIEYTIMIEDVQSLLDEEEEQMFAFQARAASTDTFNYATYHTLDEIYGFMDMLVAEHPQLVSKLQIGKTYEGRPIYVLKFSTGGNNRPAIWIDTGIHSREWVTQASGIWFAKKITQDYGQNPAFTAILDKMDIFLEIVTNPDGFAFTHSKNRLWRKTRSITAGSSCVGVDPNRNWDAGFGKAGASSNPCSETYHGKFANSETEVKSIVDFVKGHGNIKAFISIHSYSQLLLYPYGYTTDPAQDQAELDELAKSAVTALASLYGTKFKYGSIIKAIYRASGGTIDWTYNQGIKYSYTFELRDTGRYGFLLPASQIIPTAQETWLALQTIMDHTLKHPY, translated from the exons ATGCAGGGGCTGCTGATTTTCAGTCTCCTGCTGGGGGCTGTCCTTGGCAAAGAGGACTTCGTGGG GCACCAGGTGCTCCGAATCTCTGTGGCTGATGAAGCCCAGGTCCAGAAGGTGACGGAGCTGGAGGACCTGGAGCACCTGCAG CTGGACTTCTGGCggggccctgcccagcctggctcccCCGTCGATGTCCGAgtgcccttccccagcctccaggCTGTCAAAGTCTTCCTGGAGGCCCATGGCATCGAGTACACGATCATGATCGAGGACGTGCAGTCGCTGCTggacgaggaggaggagcagatgtTCGCCTTCCAGGCCCGGGCCGCCTCCACTGACACCTTTAACTATGCCACCTACCACACCCTGGACGAG ATCTATGGCTTCATGGACATGCTGGTGGCTGAGCACCCACAGCTTGTCAGCAAGCTCCAGATCGGCAAAACCTATGAAGGCCGTCCCATCTACGTGCTGAAG TTCAGCACTGGGGGAAACAACCGCCCCGCCATCTGGATCGACACCGGCATCCACTCCCGGGAGTGGGTCACTCAGGCCAGCGGGATCTGGTTTGCAAAGAAG ATCACACAGGACTATGGCCAAAACCCGGCCTTCACCGCCATTCTTGACAAGATGGACATCTTCCTAGAGATTGTCACCAACCCTGATGGCTTTGCCTTCACCCACAGCAAG AACCGCTTGTGGCGCAAGACTCGATCCATCACGGCAGGCTCCTCCTGTGTTGGGGTGGACCCCAACCGGAACTGGGACGCTGGCTTTGGAA AGGCTGGAGCCAGCAGCAACCCCTGCTCTGAGACTTACCACGGCAAGTTTGCCAATTCCGAAACGGAGGTCAAGTCCATCGTGGACTTTGTGAAGGGCCATGGGAACATCAAGGCCTTCATCTCCATCCACAGCtactcccagctcctcctctatCCCTATGGCTACACGACAGACCCCGCCCAGGACCAGGCGGAGCTG GATGAACTGGCCAAGTCTGCTGTGACGGCCCTGGCCTCCCTGTATGGAACCAAGTTCAAGTATGGCAGCATCATCAAAGCAATTT ACCGAGCCAGTGGAGGCACCATTGACTGGACCTACAACCAGGGCATCAAGTACTCCTACACCTTCGAGCTCCGCGACACCGGACGCTACGGCTTCCTGCTGCCCGCCTCCCAGATCATCCCCACGGCCCAGGAGACGTGGCTGGCGCTCCAGACCATCATGGACCACACCCTGAAGCACCCCTACTGA